In a single window of the Arachis hypogaea cultivar Tifrunner chromosome 6, arahy.Tifrunner.gnm2.J5K5, whole genome shotgun sequence genome:
- the LOC112695722 gene encoding flowering time control protein FCA — translation MVNFSGDPHSYTQPQTQDNSNHFNHPNGNYNCHNGVNAFPNPNPIDSPASGYNHSRPPRKRAWTSTSPDQADGACHVKVYVAPVPRTATETDIRLVFEGHGTIVEVVLLKDKRTGGRQGSCFVKYATLDEAERAIKALNNKYTFPGESSPVVVRYADRERERLGVRTFVRNVEKKDPSEEVADKVFVSCINKEASRNEIEEIFSAYGHIEDVYLHNRGYAFVKFSNREMALAAIKGLNNTFTMRGCDHPLIVRFAEPKKPKTGDPRGNFLNGNGNFGPLPQESAVWPVPNFGDPNTRGSIMPMAPHRSTIAHPQVSSHMQNWEPGANMVPQPFPIQQPHSQLTSMPLQCNQAPKMSSQPFYPEVQRQLHPTDLSVQNIEQQPSSQTPTQSVSNSNTVAGSISPDMPTSPVDEDFPECEWSEHYCPDGHTYYYNCVTCESKWEKPEEYALYERGSLKQQKHEDHKESQELQEHDDHKDSQKLHELKDHEDSRNLQEHVNHKDFQKLQEHEDHKDLQKLQEHGDYNDSQRQQEHRDHTDSRKQQEHEDHKDLQRLQEHEDHKDLQRLQEHEDHNGSQRQHGHGDHNDSQKPQENEDHKESQHQQEHEDHKYSQKQQENEDHKESQKLQELEDDSCLLSQLSLSSSAQVAQSQKETDNDQGHSKASSVVGEG, via the exons ATGGTGAATTTCAGCGGAGACCCTCACAGTTACACTCAACCTCAAACCCAAGACAACAGCAACCACTTCAACCACCCTAACGGCAACTACAACTGCCACAACGGGGTCAATGCCTTCCCCAACCCTAACCCAATCGATTCTCCTGCTTCTGGATATAACCATTCACGTCCACCCCGCAAGCGAGCTTGGACTTCTACTTCTCCAG ATCAAGCAGATGGTGCGTGTCATGTAAAAGTTTATGTTGCACCGGTTCCAAGAACAGCTACCGAGACTGAT aTCCGCCTGGTGTTTGAAGGGCATGGGACTATTGTTGAGGTTGTTCTTTTAAAAGATAAGAGAACTGGTGGACGACAAG GAAGTTGTTTTGTGAAATATGCAACATTAGATGAAGCTGAGAGAGCCATTAAGGCTTTAAACAATAAGTATACATTTCCTGGG GAATCATCTCCTGTTGTTGTCAGATATGCTGATCGGGAACGTGAACGGCTTG GGGTTCGAACATTTGTACGGAACGTGGAAAAGAAAGATCCTTCAGAAG AGGTTGCTGATAAAGTATTTGTTAGTTGCATCAACAAAGAAGCTTCGAGAAACGAAATAGAAGAA ATATTTTCTGCTTATGGACATATAGAAGATGTCTACCTGCACAATCGTG GATATGCTTTTGTCAAATTTTCTAATAGAGAAATGGCGTTGGCGGCAATCAAAGGGCTGAACAACACATTCACAATGAGA GGTTGTGATCATCCATTAATTGTTCGTTTTGCGGAGCCAAAGAAACCAAAGACTGGAGATCCAAG AGGCAACTTTTTAAATGGGAATGGAAATTTTGGTCCCCTTCCTCAGGAATCAGCAGTTTG GCCAGTGCCAAATTTCGGTGATCCAAATACTAGAGGAAGTATTATGCCTATGGCTCCACATCGTTCTACTATTGCACACCCACAAGTTTCTTCTCATATGCAGAATTGGGAACCTGGGGCTAACATGGTGCCCCAGCCATTTCCTATCCAACAGCCACATTCACAATTGACTTCGATGCCTTTGCAGTGCAATCAAGCTCCAAAGATGTCTTCTCAACCATTTTATCCTGAGGTGCAGAGACAGTTGCATCCAACAGATTTGTCAGTGCAAAATATAGAGCAGCAGCCAAGTTCACAG ACACCTACTCAGAGTGTAAGCAATTCTAATACAGTTGCTGGCAGTATTTCACCTGATATGCCTACTAGTCCTGTAGATGAAGATTTTCCCGAGTGTGAGTGGAGTGAGCACTACTGCCCTGATGGTCATACTTACTACTACAATTGCGTCACTTGTGAAAGCAAA TGGGAAAAACCTGAGGAGTATGCTCTCTATGAGAGAGGGTCTCTGAAGCAGCAAAAGCATGAGGATCATAAAGAATCGCAGGAGCTGCAGGAGCACGATGATCATAAAGATTCGCAGAAGCTGCATGAGCTCAAGGATCATGAAGATTCACGGAACCTGCAGGAACACGTGAATCATAAAGATTTTCAGAAACTGCAAGAGCACGAGGATCATAAAGATTTACAGAAGCTGCAAGAGCACGGGGATTATAATGATTCACAGAGGCAGCAAGAGCACAGGGATCATACTGATTCACGGAAGCAGCAAGAGCACGAAGATCATAAAGATTTGCAGAGGCTGCAGGAGCATGAGGATCATAAAGATTTGCAGAGGCTGCAGGAGCACGAGGATCATAATGGTTCACAGAGGCAACATGGGCACGGGGATCATAATGATTCACAGAAGCCACAAGAGAACGAGGATCATAAAGAATCACAGCATCAGCAAGAGCATGAGGATCATAAATATTCACAGAAGCAGCAAGAGAACGAGGATCATAAAGAATCACAGAAGCTGCAAGAGCTTGAGGATGACAGCTGTCTTTTGTCACAATTATCATTATCCTCCTCTGCACAAGTTGCTCAAAGCCAAAAG GAAACAGATAATGATCAAGGGCACTCAAAAGCAAGTTCTGTTGTTGGAGAGGGGTGA
- the LOC112695723 gene encoding fructokinase-like 1, chloroplastic: MASSLHHHLLLPLPPSHHPPSLHHSPNSAKWKPPTHSKLSTSATATDNTNGAIVETPKRRGRKTKKSGTEPTTTKPENGTMEPQNAEPDSDSEYEYDDGINFPYEDPPLVCCFGALQKEFLPTVRVHEFQMHPDIYSEWKMLQWDPPEFSRAPGGPPSNVAVAHVRLGGRAAVMGKVGKDSLGEEMVLMMNKEKVQTRGVKFDDGVRTACSYMKVKFEEGKMKMVMAKDCAEDSLRRDELNLAVLKEARIFHFNSEVLTCPSMASTLFKAIKWSKKFGSLVFFDLNLPLPLWRSRDETREIIKRAWNEADIIEISRTELEFLLDEEYYERKRNYQPQYYSESYEQTKNRRDYYHYTAEEISPLWHDHLKFLFVTDGTIRVHYYTPSFDGMVIGTEDVLITPFTCDRTGSGDAVVAAILRKLTTCPEMFENQDVLERQLRFAIAAGIIAQWTIGAVRGFPTESATQNLKEQVYVPSLW, from the exons ATGGCTTCCTCactccaccaccacctcctcctccctCTTCCACCCTCCCACCACCCTCCATCCCTCCACCATTCTCCAAACTCCGCAAAATGGAAACCTCCAACCCATTCCAAACTCTCGACCTCCGCCACCGCTACCGACAACACAAACGGCGCCATAGTTGAAACCCCAAAACGACGCGGCAGGAAGACGAAGAAATCCGGAACtgaaccaacaacaaccaagCCCGAAAACGGCACCATGGAACCCCAAAACGCAGAACCTGATTCAGATTCGGAATACGAATACGACGACGGAATCAATTTCCCTTACGAGGACCCGCCATTGGTGTGCTGTTTCGGCGCGCTGCAGAAGGAGTTCCTCCCGACGGTTCGCGTGCACGAGTTCCAGATGCATCCTGACATATACTCCGAGTGGAAGATGCTCCAGTGGGACCCGCCGGAGTTCTCCCGGGCCCCCGGTGGCCCCCCGTCGAACGTGGCGGTGGCGCACGTGAGGCTGGGAGGGCGGGCCGCGGTGATGGGGAAGGTCGGGAAAGACTCGCTTGGAGAGGAGATGGTGCTGATGATGAACAAGGAGAAGGTGCAGACGAGAGGGGTGAAGTTCGATGATGGTGTTAGGACTGCGTGTTCTTACATGAAGGTGAAGTTTGAGGAGGGGAAGATGAAGATGGTAATGGCTAAGGATTGTGCTGAGGATTCTTTGCGTCGTGATGAGTTGAATCTTGCTGTTTTGAAAGAG GCTAGGATCTTCCATTTCAATTCAGAAGTTCTTACATGCCCCTCAATGGCATCGACTCTTTTCAAAGCAATTAAGTGGTCTAAAAAGTTTGGCAGCCTTGTATTTTTCGATTTGAACCTGCCATTACCTCTTTGGAGATCACGTGATGAGACgagagaaataataaaaagagcATGGAACGAAGCTGACATCATTGAAATTTCAAGAACGGAGCTAGAATTCCTTCTAGATGAAGAATATTATGAGAGGAAGAGAAACTATCAGCCCCAATACTATTCGGAGAGTTATGAACAAACCAAGAATCGACGGGATTATTACCATTACACCGCTGAGGAAATCTCACCTTTGTGGCATGATCACCTTAAGTTCCTGTTTGTTACTGATGGTACTATTAGGGTTCACTATTATACCCCATCTTTTGATGGGATGGTGATTGGAACCGAAGATGTGCTCATAACCCCATTTACTTGTGATAGAACTGGCTCCGGCGATGCCGTTGTTGCTGCTATTTTAAGAAAACTAACCACCTGCCCAGAAATGTTTGAAAATCAAGATGTTTTGGAGAGACAACTACGCTTTGCTATTGCAGCAGGAATCATAGCGCAATGGACTATTGGCGCTGTTAGAGGTTTCCCTACTGAAAGTGCCACCCAGAATCTCAAAGAACAAGTTTATGTGCCTTCATTGTGGTGA
- the LOC112695729 gene encoding WRKY transcription factor 71: MEKKEIMMSVKMEDASSLFSNNIPLWSVFDLCQETEEKGSLGFMDLLGVHQDYYNGGGGGGAPLLADNNSPSQVTVKECPSNSETTQQQPPTTPKSSTTTSASPLSSSVSTTTTVDQAAPSSQHADKVLKAKKTNGKKREREARYAFMTKSEVDHLEDGYRWRKYGQKAVKNSPFPRSYYRCTSGSCNVKKRVERSFTDPTIVVTTYEGQHTHPSPLLMPRSSSSSSSMPQTYFSHQHYLHPHHQQLLFNTFPSLDFPPPPPPSSSQDTTNNNALFPLSDHGLLQDVLPSHMFKQE, translated from the exons ATGGAGAAGAAGGAGATAATGATGAGTGTGAAGATGGAAGATGCATCATCACTATTCAGCAATAACATTCCATTATGGAGCGTGTTTGATTTGTGTCAAGAAACAGAGGAGAAGGGTTCTTTAGGGTTTATGGATCTACTCGGTGTGCATCAAGACTACTAcaacggtggtggtggtggtggtgctccTCTGCTTGCTGATAATAATTCTCCATCTCAGGTAACTGTGAAAGAGTGTCCTTCAAATTCAGAGACTACTCAACAGCAACCTCCTACTACTCCAAAGTCTTCAACTACTACTTCAGCATCACCTCTTTCATCATCCGTGTCCACCACTACTACTGTGGACCAAGCTGCACCGTCATCTCAACACGCCGACAAAGT GTTGAAGGCGAAGAAGACAAATGGGAAGAAAAGAGAGAGGGAAGCTCGATACGCGTTCATGACAAAAAGCGAGGTGGATCATCTCGAAGACGGTTACAGATGGAGAAAGTACGGCCAAAAAGCTGTCAAAAACAGCCCCTTTCCAAG gagCTATTATCGTTGCACCAGTGGATCATGTAATGTGAAGAAGCGTGTGGAAAGGTCTTTCACTGATCCAACAATTGTGGTCACAACATATGAAGGTCAACACACACATCCAAGTCCACTTCTAATGCCTcgctcttcatcatcatcatcatcaatgccTCAAACCTACTTCTCCCACCAACACTATCTACACCCACATCATCAACAACTCTTATTTAATACATTCCCTTCTCTTgattttcctcctcctcctcctccttcttcatctcAGGACACCACCAATAACAATGCATTATTTCCTCTAAGCGACCATGGCCTTCTTCAAGATGTTCTTCCTTCACACATGTTCAAGCAAGAGTAG